In one window of Candidatus Thermoplasmatota archaeon DNA:
- the glmU gene encoding bifunctional sugar-1-phosphate nucleotidylyltransferase/acetyltransferase gives MRAVVLAAGEGKRMRPLTANRPKVLLPVAGVPLLERLLDALGEAGVDDVTLVTHYKEEAVRSAFGSRVRYARQAAPRGTADAVAAAGPFPEDTLVVNGDCLFEPKTLAALAAGGPAVTAFRAAEPERYGVFSVKDGRATGVVEKSPKPPSNLANAGAYVVPAGFERDLAAVKPSPRGELELTDALNGAIARGVVFRLVEIAEWIEIGYPWDILSATERILARLKGRIEGTVEPGAVLKGEVYVGPGAVVKSGTYVEGPAWIGPDCVVGPNCYIRPNTALSRGAKVGNACEIKASVLMEGAHAAHLAYVGDSVIGARANLGAATVVANLRHDGRSVKVTTPEGERVDTRRRKMGVVLGDDVHTGINTSLNVGVILSAGSTTRPGEVVTASR, from the coding sequence ATGCGCGCGGTCGTCCTCGCCGCCGGCGAGGGAAAGCGCATGCGGCCCCTCACGGCCAACCGTCCCAAGGTCCTGCTGCCGGTCGCGGGCGTCCCGCTCCTCGAGCGGCTGCTCGACGCCCTCGGCGAGGCCGGCGTCGACGACGTCACGCTCGTCACGCATTACAAGGAGGAGGCGGTCCGCTCCGCCTTCGGATCCCGCGTGCGCTACGCGCGCCAGGCCGCCCCGCGCGGCACGGCGGACGCCGTCGCCGCGGCCGGGCCGTTCCCCGAGGACACGCTCGTCGTGAACGGCGATTGCCTTTTCGAGCCCAAGACGCTCGCGGCCCTCGCCGCGGGCGGCCCCGCCGTTACCGCCTTCCGCGCCGCCGAGCCCGAGCGGTACGGCGTCTTCTCCGTGAAGGACGGACGCGCGACGGGGGTCGTCGAGAAGAGCCCGAAGCCCCCGTCGAACCTCGCGAACGCGGGCGCCTACGTCGTGCCCGCGGGTTTCGAGCGCGACCTCGCCGCGGTGAAGCCCTCCCCGCGGGGCGAGCTGGAGCTCACGGACGCCCTGAACGGCGCGATCGCGCGCGGCGTCGTCTTCCGCCTCGTCGAGATCGCCGAGTGGATCGAAATCGGCTATCCGTGGGACATCCTCTCCGCGACCGAGCGCATCCTCGCGCGCCTCAAGGGACGCATCGAGGGAACCGTCGAGCCGGGCGCGGTCCTCAAGGGCGAGGTGTACGTCGGACCCGGCGCCGTCGTCAAGTCGGGAACCTACGTCGAGGGCCCCGCGTGGATCGGACCCGATTGCGTCGTCGGCCCGAACTGCTACATCCGCCCCAACACGGCGCTCTCGCGCGGCGCGAAGGTCGGCAACGCCTGCGAGATCAAGGCGAGCGTCCTCATGGAGGGCGCGCACGCCGCGCACCTCGCGTACGTGGGCGATTCGGTCATCGGCGCCCGGGCGAACCTCGGCGCCGCGACGGTGGTCGCGAACCTGCGCCACGACGGCCGGAGCGTGAAGGTGACCACCCCCGAGGGCGAGCGTGTGGACACGCGCCGGCGCAAGATGGGCGTCGTCCTCGGCGACGACGTGCACACGGGCATCAACACGTCGCTCAACGTGGGCGTCATCCTTTCGGCCGGGTCGACGACCCGTCCGGGAGAGGTCGTCACCGCCTCCCGTTGA
- a CDS encoding cupin domain-containing protein: MVDTSARIVRPAEGGFETPLSKGSFVEAGPERPLDVPAGAAAVLLDGLLGATPPFGFLLAGATPVTESPTVPSKLFVYEPAIGEGDPGLRRLSLLPTTALEGNAFVPLAETRRLAAALLRVAPGRGVTAGHESERAFLVLRGSGVAFMEDGNNLAYQPGEIVLVPAGDAVRLWARDPDPLIAVVFQPQAAPAPKRTLAGEVQRLLGERGRVE; encoded by the coding sequence GTGGTCGACACGAGCGCGCGCATCGTCCGCCCCGCGGAAGGGGGCTTCGAGACGCCGCTTTCGAAAGGCTCGTTCGTGGAAGCGGGCCCCGAACGACCGCTCGACGTTCCCGCGGGCGCCGCCGCCGTGCTCCTCGACGGGCTCCTCGGCGCCACGCCGCCCTTCGGCTTCCTCCTCGCGGGCGCGACGCCCGTCACCGAGTCGCCGACCGTTCCTTCGAAGCTCTTCGTCTACGAACCCGCGATTGGGGAGGGCGACCCGGGGCTCCGGCGGCTGTCGCTCCTTCCCACGACGGCCCTCGAGGGGAACGCCTTCGTGCCCCTGGCGGAGACCCGGCGGCTCGCCGCCGCGCTGCTGCGCGTCGCGCCGGGCCGCGGCGTCACCGCGGGCCACGAGTCGGAGCGCGCCTTCCTCGTCCTTCGCGGGTCCGGCGTCGCGTTCATGGAGGATGGGAACAACCTCGCCTACCAGCCGGGCGAGATCGTGCTCGTCCCGGCGGGCGACGCCGTGCGCCTCTGGGCCCGGGACCCCGACCCGCTCATCGCCGTCGTGTTCCAACCGCAAGCGGCTCCCGCGCCCAAGCGCACGCTTGCGGGCGAGGTCCAGCGCCTGCTCGGCGAGCGCGGTCGCGTCGAGTGA
- a CDS encoding DEAD/DEAH box helicase, translated as MHVEHAAIVPGRVAHRDYQLAIAAECLKRNTLVILPTGLGKTVIALLAIAERRVTHPGKVLFLAPTKPLVEQHAAFLRETLAQAKVAVFTGETPPEDREAEWRDADVVCSTPQVVQNDLIADRIDLKGTTLIVFDEAHRASGNYAYVYIAEQYLRARFNGLVLGMTASPGSNATKVREICMRLGIEGIEARTEADADTQAYVQDVGVEWVEVPVPERLKQIADRLREALEARVAELRVGGFYKASFVSKKELLALAGRLQGALAEANRSGRPASPIYAALSAQAAALKANHALELAETQGLGALNAYFERLGSDESKAAKGLLADPRVIEARRLASEARIEHPKLRRVAVTVRQQLEAKPDARIIVFTNYRDMAELLERELAKLDGARPVRFVGQATKSDVDRGLSQKEQVEIVRKFKEGVFNVLVATSVAEEGLDIPATDLVVFYEPVPSEIRSIQRRGRTGRKRAGRVVILMTKGTRDEQYHWASKGKEKRMRREIEALRAHFKAVNESEKGDGWKSAFGAKQATLDVATGGGEARPSAARPRPPERPLTAFAAPAAAVAEEGRAVVIADHREFASEVAKELSRADVVVRPETLETADYVLSDRVGVERKTAEDYVGSLVDGRLFEQVRALRSAYPTPILVIEGDNILAVRKVSPAAIHASLASILTDYRVTVLTTRDPRETADLLAALAKREQLREGRAVAIRHGKTAMSDDERLRFIVEGLPNVSVVLARRLLEAFGTIEAIANAGVDDLARVQGIGRPTAEEIHRVLRAPFTGRARPRAGSAPPEEKR; from the coding sequence GTGCACGTCGAGCACGCCGCGATCGTCCCCGGGCGGGTCGCCCACCGGGACTACCAGCTCGCGATCGCGGCCGAGTGCCTGAAGCGGAACACGCTCGTGATCCTCCCGACCGGCCTCGGGAAGACCGTGATCGCGCTCCTCGCGATCGCCGAGCGGCGCGTCACGCACCCGGGCAAGGTCCTCTTCCTCGCCCCGACGAAGCCTCTCGTCGAGCAGCACGCGGCCTTCCTGCGCGAGACGCTCGCGCAGGCGAAGGTGGCGGTCTTCACGGGCGAAACCCCGCCCGAGGACCGCGAGGCCGAATGGCGCGACGCCGACGTCGTTTGCTCGACGCCGCAGGTCGTCCAGAACGACCTCATCGCGGATCGCATCGACCTCAAAGGCACGACGCTCATCGTCTTCGACGAGGCCCACCGCGCCTCCGGCAACTACGCCTACGTCTACATCGCGGAGCAGTACCTGCGGGCGCGCTTCAACGGGCTCGTGCTGGGCATGACCGCGTCGCCGGGCTCGAACGCGACCAAGGTGCGCGAGATCTGCATGCGGCTCGGGATCGAGGGCATCGAGGCGCGCACGGAAGCGGACGCCGACACGCAGGCCTACGTGCAGGACGTGGGCGTCGAGTGGGTCGAGGTTCCCGTTCCGGAGCGACTGAAGCAGATCGCCGACCGGCTGCGCGAAGCGCTCGAGGCGCGCGTCGCCGAGCTGCGCGTCGGCGGCTTCTACAAGGCGTCGTTCGTGAGCAAGAAAGAGCTTCTCGCGCTCGCGGGGCGCCTGCAGGGCGCGCTCGCGGAGGCCAATCGCAGCGGCCGTCCCGCCTCGCCCATCTACGCCGCGCTCTCGGCGCAGGCCGCCGCGCTCAAGGCGAACCACGCGCTCGAGCTCGCGGAGACGCAGGGTCTCGGCGCGCTGAACGCGTACTTCGAGCGGCTCGGCTCGGACGAGAGCAAGGCCGCGAAGGGCCTCCTCGCGGATCCGCGCGTGATCGAGGCGAGACGCCTCGCCTCCGAGGCCCGCATCGAGCACCCGAAGCTGCGACGCGTCGCGGTCACGGTCCGTCAGCAGCTCGAGGCGAAGCCCGACGCGCGCATCATCGTGTTCACGAACTACCGCGACATGGCGGAGCTGCTCGAGCGCGAACTCGCGAAGCTCGACGGCGCGCGGCCCGTCCGGTTCGTGGGTCAAGCCACGAAATCGGACGTCGACCGCGGGCTCTCGCAGAAGGAGCAGGTCGAGATCGTGCGGAAGTTCAAGGAGGGCGTCTTCAACGTCCTCGTCGCAACCTCCGTCGCGGAGGAGGGCCTCGACATCCCCGCGACCGATCTCGTCGTCTTCTACGAACCGGTCCCTTCCGAGATCCGGTCCATCCAGCGCCGCGGCCGGACGGGACGCAAGCGGGCGGGCCGCGTCGTGATCCTCATGACGAAGGGCACGCGCGACGAGCAATATCATTGGGCCTCGAAGGGGAAGGAGAAGCGGATGCGCCGCGAGATCGAAGCCCTTCGCGCGCATTTCAAGGCCGTGAACGAGTCGGAGAAGGGCGACGGCTGGAAATCGGCCTTCGGCGCGAAGCAGGCCACGCTCGACGTCGCGACGGGCGGCGGCGAGGCCCGGCCGAGCGCGGCGCGGCCGCGGCCTCCCGAGCGTCCTCTCACCGCGTTCGCGGCGCCCGCCGCCGCGGTCGCGGAGGAAGGTCGCGCGGTGGTGATCGCCGACCATCGCGAGTTCGCAAGCGAGGTCGCGAAGGAGCTTTCGCGCGCGGACGTCGTCGTGCGACCGGAAACGCTCGAGACGGCCGACTACGTCCTGAGCGACCGCGTCGGCGTCGAGCGCAAGACCGCCGAAGACTACGTCGGGAGCCTCGTCGACGGCCGCCTCTTCGAGCAGGTGCGTGCGCTGCGGTCCGCCTACCCGACGCCCATCCTCGTCATCGAGGGGGACAACATCCTCGCCGTCCGCAAGGTGTCGCCGGCCGCCATCCACGCGAGCCTCGCGAGCATCCTCACGGACTACCGCGTGACCGTCCTCACGACGCGCGACCCGCGCGAGACGGCGGACCTGCTCGCCGCGCTCGCGAAGCGGGAGCAGCTGCGCGAAGGCCGCGCGGTCGCGATCCGCCACGGGAAGACCGCGATGAGCGACGACGAGCGCCTGCGCTTCATCGTCGAAGGCCTGCCGAACGTCTCCGTGGTGCTCGCGCGCCGTCTCCTCGAAGCGTTCGGAACCATCGAGGCCATCGCGAACGCGGGCGTGGACGACCTCGCGCGCGTCCAGGGCATCGGCCGCCCGACCGCCGAGGAGATCCACCGCGTCCTGCGCGCGCCGTTCACCGGACGCGCCCGCCCGCGCGCCGGCAGCGCGCCCCCGGAGGAGAAGCGATGA
- a CDS encoding acyltransferase, which produces MTRATTRHPSKGPANSLWYWVESVGFWKTVRNYVLMVLARISPSLRFKHVLYRAMGAKIGAKASIGLEVTFDVFFPELIEIGENSIVGYNTTILCHEFLVDEYRTGRVKIGRNVTIGANCTILPGVTIADGSVVSAMSLVNRDVDGFVGGVPARPLAKR; this is translated from the coding sequence ATGACCCGCGCCACCACCCGTCACCCGTCGAAGGGACCCGCGAACAGCCTCTGGTACTGGGTCGAATCCGTCGGCTTCTGGAAGACCGTGCGCAACTACGTGCTCATGGTGCTCGCGCGCATCTCGCCGAGCCTCCGCTTCAAGCACGTCCTCTACCGCGCGATGGGCGCGAAGATCGGGGCGAAGGCGTCGATCGGCCTCGAGGTCACGTTCGACGTGTTCTTCCCGGAGCTCATCGAGATCGGCGAGAACTCGATCGTGGGCTACAACACGACGATCCTCTGCCACGAGTTCCTTGTGGACGAATACCGCACCGGCCGCGTGAAGATCGGCAGGAACGTGACGATCGGGGCGAACTGCACGATCCTCCCCGGCGTCACCATCGCGGACGGATCGGTCGTCTCCGCGATGAGCCTCGTGAACCGCGACGTCGACGGTTTCGTCGGCGGGGTTCCGGCGCGTCCGCTCGCGAAGCGCTAG
- a CDS encoding purple acid phosphatase: MRAVLMVVLLLPLVAGCATAQSSEEQFRVAWHGDGYAVTFSSQAPLADPRVRWTGAGKSGEIGAKLEAGAIDPMFTYSAKLPPEAERYTVGTRSFDLKTPPAANGTTRVVFLADMGIAPEAAKIAEVVRNLDPDLVLHGGDLSYAEGNVQEWNAWFRLIEPVASRAAWMPALGNHELVCFSFGVGPSPRECANEPRFVWQRFTLPNEPAFYYAFDWGPMRIVSIDTEAYHDKAHPDAKTDAAAQKRFLVDALADRPDSWNVVFFHRPVYSSSDAHGSDLVARADLEPVLDQGADLVLQGHDHMYERTWPLKGGAPSVGAATALKGTGAVYVVSGGAGRSLYEKFVEPAPAWSAFRKAAYHVTVLDVSPDRIDVRAVGTDGAVFDAYRLARDAGAAEADDGRALPGNATPDAGLLAVAVAGLAALAFARRRHPM, translated from the coding sequence ATGCGCGCGGTCCTGATGGTCGTCCTCCTGCTGCCTCTCGTTGCCGGTTGCGCCACGGCCCAGTCGTCCGAGGAGCAGTTCCGCGTCGCGTGGCACGGCGACGGCTACGCGGTCACCTTCTCGTCGCAGGCGCCGCTCGCGGACCCGCGCGTCCGCTGGACCGGCGCGGGAAAATCGGGCGAGATCGGCGCGAAGCTCGAGGCCGGCGCCATCGACCCCATGTTCACCTACAGCGCGAAGCTGCCCCCGGAGGCCGAGCGTTACACGGTCGGCACGCGCTCGTTCGACCTCAAGACGCCGCCCGCAGCGAACGGGACCACGCGGGTCGTCTTCCTCGCGGACATGGGCATCGCCCCCGAAGCCGCGAAGATCGCGGAGGTCGTGCGGAACCTCGACCCGGACCTCGTGCTCCACGGCGGCGACCTCTCGTACGCGGAAGGGAACGTGCAGGAATGGAACGCGTGGTTCCGGCTCATCGAGCCCGTCGCGTCGCGCGCCGCATGGATGCCCGCGCTCGGGAACCACGAGCTCGTGTGCTTCAGCTTCGGCGTCGGGCCTTCGCCGCGCGAGTGCGCGAACGAGCCGCGGTTCGTGTGGCAGCGCTTCACCCTCCCGAACGAGCCGGCCTTCTATTACGCCTTCGACTGGGGCCCGATGCGCATCGTCTCGATCGACACCGAGGCCTACCACGACAAGGCGCATCCGGACGCGAAGACGGACGCGGCCGCGCAGAAGCGCTTCCTCGTCGACGCGCTCGCCGATCGCCCCGACTCGTGGAACGTCGTCTTCTTCCACCGCCCGGTCTACAGCTCGAGCGACGCGCACGGATCGGACCTCGTCGCGCGCGCCGACCTCGAGCCCGTCCTCGACCAGGGCGCCGACCTCGTGCTGCAGGGCCATGACCACATGTACGAGCGCACCTGGCCGCTCAAGGGCGGCGCGCCCTCCGTCGGGGCCGCGACGGCCCTCAAGGGGACAGGCGCGGTGTACGTCGTGAGCGGCGGCGCGGGGCGCAGCCTCTACGAGAAGTTCGTCGAGCCGGCGCCCGCCTGGAGCGCGTTCCGGAAGGCGGCGTACCACGTCACCGTGCTCGACGTCTCGCCGGACCGCATCGACGTGCGCGCCGTGGGGACCGACGGCGCGGTGTTCGACGCGTACCGTCTCGCGCGGGACGCCGGGGCCGCTGAGGCGGACGACGGCAGGGCCCTCCCCGGGAACGCGACGCCCGATGCCGGGCTTCTGGCCGTCGCCGTCGCCGGCCTCGCGGCTCTCGCGTTCGCTCGGCGGCGTCACCCGATGTAG
- a CDS encoding gamma carbonic anhydrase family protein — translation MPPRIHPSAYVHPTAALLGDVDIAARASVWPHASLRADMGPIRVGEATSIQDGCVLHTDPGGSVELGRYVTVGHRAVVHGATVGDETIVGMGAIILEGARVGRGCIVAAGAVVKEGSEIPDHALVAGVPARVVRIDEALVARARPNAERYVALAERYRKGEIS, via the coding sequence ATGCCGCCCCGCATCCACCCGTCCGCCTACGTGCATCCGACCGCCGCGCTTCTCGGCGACGTGGACATCGCCGCGCGCGCGAGCGTCTGGCCGCACGCGAGCCTCCGCGCCGACATGGGGCCGATCCGGGTCGGCGAGGCGACGAGCATCCAGGATGGATGCGTTCTCCACACCGACCCGGGCGGGTCGGTCGAACTCGGACGCTACGTGACGGTGGGGCATCGCGCGGTCGTGCACGGAGCGACCGTCGGCGACGAGACCATCGTCGGCATGGGCGCCATCATCCTCGAAGGCGCGCGCGTGGGCCGGGGCTGCATCGTCGCTGCCGGGGCCGTCGTGAAGGAAGGATCCGAGATCCCGGACCACGCGCTCGTCGCGGGCGTCCCCGCGAGGGTCGTCCGCATCGACGAGGCGCTCGTCGCGCGGGCGCGTCCGAACGCCGAGCGGTACGTGGCGCTCGCGGAGCGCTACCGCAAGGGCGAGATTTCGTAA
- a CDS encoding Hsp20/alpha crystallin family protein, protein MEHDEAFASALRTFLESTRPAEPARQEIRIVDVTLSPGEITVTAEVSGDESLPLEVSVEGRDLKLAFDGGASGTSVRLPDAVLAPKARATLRNGILDVVLPRPQEPRAPGTLGESA, encoded by the coding sequence TTGGAACACGACGAAGCCTTCGCGAGCGCGCTCAGGACCTTCCTGGAGTCGACGCGCCCCGCGGAGCCTGCGCGGCAGGAGATCCGCATCGTCGACGTGACGCTTTCCCCGGGGGAGATCACGGTCACCGCCGAGGTGAGCGGAGACGAGAGCCTCCCGCTCGAGGTGAGCGTGGAGGGACGCGACCTCAAGCTCGCGTTCGACGGAGGCGCATCCGGCACGTCCGTCCGGCTCCCCGACGCCGTCCTCGCGCCCAAGGCCCGCGCGACGCTGAGGAACGGCATCCTCGACGTCGTGCTCCCCCGGCCCCAGGAGCCCAGGGCCCCCGGGACCCTGGGCGAAAGCGCTTAG
- a CDS encoding thioesterase family protein, translating into MPVTTRFPVRYREVDMMGHVNNAAYVSYLEDARVAYVRRLGAAAQLDPSAFPFILARVEVDYRAPLHLGDEVEIAIEVARIGRSSFDFAYRMTRAREPSLVAEARTVQVWYDYAKGASAEIPPWFRDAVARVAGERTP; encoded by the coding sequence ATGCCCGTCACGACGCGCTTTCCCGTGCGCTATCGCGAGGTCGACATGATGGGCCACGTCAACAACGCGGCCTACGTATCCTATCTCGAGGACGCGCGCGTCGCGTACGTCCGACGGCTCGGCGCCGCCGCGCAGCTCGATCCCTCCGCGTTCCCTTTCATCCTCGCCCGGGTCGAGGTCGACTACCGCGCGCCCCTCCACCTCGGCGACGAGGTCGAAATCGCGATCGAGGTCGCGCGCATCGGACGGTCGAGCTTCGATTTTGCGTATCGCATGACGCGCGCGCGGGAGCCTTCGCTCGTCGCCGAGGCGCGGACGGTGCAGGTCTGGTACGATTACGCGAAAGGGGCGAGCGCCGAGATTCCCCCGTGGTTCCGCGACGCGGTCGCGCGCGTCGCAGGCGAGCGGACCCCGTAG
- a CDS encoding A24 family peptidase C-terminal domain-containing protein: MLVLDLARIFLGTAILAFGSFTDLAWRRAPNALWIALAAGGAVLLAAEVALETESVLARWHYLALVPVFIVFIYVMYQLGLIAGGADAKALMALAILAPFPLAVAEGLPFAPSPMPGPLTILGNALVAFAFVPLAFAGWNLARGDIRFPALLLGYRADVASLGRTHVWPMERVEEGKLRLVVFPSRDERDIDEEKAALEAAGAKRVWVTPKLPFLVPLLVGFVAAWVAGDALFAIIRAVAGR; encoded by the coding sequence GTGCTCGTCCTCGACCTCGCGCGCATCTTCCTCGGAACGGCCATCCTCGCGTTCGGCTCGTTCACGGACCTCGCGTGGCGTCGGGCGCCGAACGCGCTCTGGATCGCGCTTGCGGCGGGCGGCGCCGTGCTTCTCGCCGCGGAGGTCGCGCTCGAGACAGAATCCGTGCTCGCGCGCTGGCACTATCTCGCGCTCGTGCCCGTGTTCATCGTGTTCATCTACGTGATGTACCAGCTCGGCCTCATCGCGGGCGGCGCGGACGCGAAGGCGCTCATGGCGCTTGCCATCCTCGCGCCCTTTCCCCTTGCGGTCGCGGAGGGGCTCCCCTTCGCCCCGAGCCCCATGCCGGGACCGCTCACCATCCTCGGAAACGCGCTCGTCGCCTTCGCGTTCGTTCCGCTCGCCTTCGCGGGCTGGAACCTCGCGCGCGGGGACATCCGGTTCCCCGCGCTCCTCCTTGGATACCGCGCGGACGTCGCGTCGCTCGGGCGCACGCACGTCTGGCCGATGGAGCGCGTCGAGGAAGGCAAGCTCCGGCTCGTCGTCTTCCCCTCGCGGGACGAGCGCGACATCGACGAGGAGAAGGCCGCGCTCGAGGCCGCGGGCGCGAAGCGCGTGTGGGTGACGCCGAAGCTCCCGTTCCTCGTGCCGCTTCTCGTGGGATTCGTCGCGGCCTGGGTCGCGGGCGACGCGCTCTTCGCCATCATCCGGGCGGTCGCCGGACGCTGA
- a CDS encoding acyl-CoA dehydrogenase family protein, with product MEFAITEEQRLLRQTVQEFVAKEIAPHVEKWEEDGEVPDAVFRKLGAVGLLGAPIPAEYGGAGLDAVTYAMLTEELAKGCSSLRTTISVNTSLFGMNVLLFGSEAQKRFYLPKISTGEKRGAWALTEPQSGSDAAGLRTTARKVGDRWVINGHKMWISDGGKADYHVVYARTNDWDPKKKREGICTFIVHKDDPGFKVGSIESNRKLGLRASPTAEMLYEDCSIPADRMIGAPGSGWEQANKILNGGRLSVAAGAVGIAQAALDASVAYVKSREAFGMKIGSFQLVKEHIAYMALEVEMMRLLVYKAAWMKDQGLDNRLAVSLAKLHAGEACTRVTERAVQLHGGNGFSGEYPVERYWRDSKIIGIYEGTNEIQKVIIGGEILGI from the coding sequence ATGGAGTTCGCGATCACCGAGGAGCAGAGGCTTCTCCGCCAGACGGTCCAGGAATTCGTCGCGAAGGAGATCGCGCCGCACGTCGAGAAGTGGGAGGAGGACGGCGAGGTTCCGGACGCTGTCTTCAGGAAGCTCGGCGCCGTCGGCCTCCTCGGCGCGCCGATTCCCGCGGAATACGGCGGGGCCGGTCTCGACGCCGTCACCTACGCGATGCTCACGGAGGAGCTCGCGAAAGGCTGCTCGTCCCTGCGCACCACCATCTCCGTCAACACCTCGCTCTTCGGCATGAACGTCCTCCTCTTCGGCTCGGAGGCGCAGAAGAGGTTCTACCTCCCGAAGATCTCGACCGGCGAGAAGCGCGGGGCGTGGGCCCTCACGGAGCCGCAAAGCGGCTCGGACGCCGCGGGCCTGCGCACGACCGCCAGGAAGGTCGGCGACCGCTGGGTCATCAACGGCCACAAGATGTGGATCTCGGACGGCGGCAAGGCCGACTACCACGTCGTCTACGCGCGCACGAACGACTGGGACCCCAAGAAGAAGCGCGAAGGCATCTGCACCTTCATCGTCCACAAGGACGACCCCGGCTTCAAGGTCGGCTCGATCGAGTCCAACCGCAAGCTCGGCCTGCGCGCCTCGCCCACCGCCGAGATGCTGTACGAAGACTGCTCGATTCCCGCGGACCGCATGATCGGCGCGCCCGGCTCGGGGTGGGAGCAGGCGAACAAGATCCTGAACGGCGGTCGCCTCTCGGTCGCCGCGGGCGCCGTCGGCATCGCGCAGGCCGCGCTCGACGCGAGCGTCGCCTACGTGAAGAGCCGCGAGGCGTTCGGCATGAAGATCGGATCCTTCCAGCTCGTGAAGGAGCACATCGCCTACATGGCCCTCGAGGTCGAGATGATGCGACTCCTTGTGTACAAGGCCGCGTGGATGAAGGACCAGGGCCTCGACAACCGCCTCGCGGTGTCGCTGGCGAAGCTCCACGCGGGCGAAGCCTGCACGCGCGTCACCGAGCGCGCCGTGCAGCTCCACGGCGGCAACGGCTTCAGCGGCGAGTACCCCGTCGAACGCTACTGGCGCGACTCGAAGATCATCGGCATCTACGAGGGCACGAACGAGATCCAGAAGGTCATCATCGGCGGGGAGATCCTGGGGATCTGA
- a CDS encoding PRC-barrel domain-containing protein, with protein sequence MTDWTIEELRGRKVIDRHGDSLGQVRDVLIDDAQWSIEGIVVDVNRDVAEELNLKTPLFGGTSLTLDKAHVDTVGDNVILSVSRTDLASKMGAPETTSAGGPSTGPGGPAP encoded by the coding sequence ATGACAGACTGGACAATCGAGGAGCTTCGGGGACGCAAGGTCATCGACCGTCACGGCGACAGCCTGGGGCAGGTGCGCGACGTCCTCATCGACGACGCCCAGTGGTCGATCGAGGGCATCGTCGTGGACGTGAACCGCGACGTCGCGGAGGAGCTGAACCTCAAGACGCCGCTCTTCGGCGGCACGTCGCTCACGCTCGACAAGGCCCACGTGGATACCGTCGGCGACAACGTCATCCTGAGCGTGTCCCGCACCGACCTCGCCTCCAAGATGGGGGCGCCCGAGACCACCTCCGCGGGCGGCCCGTCGACCGGCCCCGGCGGCCCAGCGCCCTAG